Part of the Oncorhynchus nerka isolate Pitt River linkage group LG14, Oner_Uvic_2.0, whole genome shotgun sequence genome is shown below.
CCCTCCATACCATTCCGACAAGTTGATCTTTATTTGTATCCTTTAAGATCCCAATTTCTGAACAGAATGTTTTAAAACTCTACAAAACACTGTAACCATTCAGTTGAAGTTGGGGTAAGACATTCAACGTGATAGAAAAAGATATACAAGTCAATTTAACATTATAATTGGACAGCACATATTTCTTGCATATTTGACCCATTATGGAACTCAAATCAAACAAAAACCGAGCTGTTGAGAAACATTTCTCAGAAAGTTGACAGTACATTAAATCCTGGCTCCCAAACATTCTCCATCAGTACCTGAATAAGAAACCTTGGCGACTGAAGTCCCATACAGCAGCTTATATTGAATAGAAACTACAAAATTACAATGACATTCAATTGAAGACTAACTAGACAACCaataacaaaaaaataacaaataagtTATATTGGTATAGTCAAATAGATATGGAGTGTTTGGAAATGTGTGCATAACACTGGAAGAAGTGCATGACCCTATTGCCAACATACGCAACTACTGTAATATAGAAAACAATAGCCACTATTTACCCTAATCTCAATCGCTTGCCACACAGTAAGCAGCTAACAACCAGGATTGTTGGCTAGCTCAGTAAGCACTAGCAGGTACATTAAACATAGCTATTGAAGACTTGCAATgtctaacaaaaaaaaaaaatcattggaATACAGGAAAGCAACCAAATCCAGAGGGCAAATTAATGTAGAGGCATGGTTTATCAAAATCACCACTAATTCACAAAATGTGTTGCTATTATGATTTAATAACAGGCCTAGTATGAATTGTTTTACATTAGGCTTGGTTGttgtcctctgttcctcgggcCATTAAAAAGCAGCCTAATTAACATTGTTGTCTGCAATCTTATTTTTTACTCTGTAAAGTACTGCCCTTATAATAAACAGTCGTGTAGGGCTCTAGGCTTTTCCCTTGTCCTTAGTGACCTTCGTCTTTTacatggtggtgaggagggaggagaggggatgagagagggggggagctGTGTCTCTGGGTTATGGGCTGCGGGTTCATCAACAGGTGTGTCAGACTCCTCCGTTCCATCCtccttccctttcctctcctccgttccatccttctcctctgttccatccttctctttcctctcctccgttccatccttctctttcctctcctccgttccatcctcctcccctttcctctcctccgttccatcctcctcccctttcttctcctccgttccatccttctctttcctctcctccgttccatccttctctttcctctcctccgttccatcctcctcccctttcctctcctccgttccatcctcctcccctttcttctcctccgttccatcctcctcccctttcttctcctccgttccatccttctctttcctctcctccgttccatcctcctcccctttcttctcctccgttccatcctcctcccctttcttctcctccgttccatccttctctttcctctcctccgttccatcctcctcccctttcttctcctccgttccatccttctctttcctctcctccgttccatcctcctcccctttcttctcctccgttccatccttctctttcctctcctccgttccatccttctcctctgttccatccttctctttcctctcctccgttccatcctcctctttcctctcctccgatCCATCCTTCTGCTCCGATCCATCCTGCTCCGATCCATCCTTctgctctttcctctcctccgatCCAACCTTATctgttttcctctcctctgttgctCCATCCTTTTCACCACCATCAAGCTCCTCCTCTACACGGTCTCCTTCcatgttcctctcctctgctttctcCGCCACATCACAACTGGCTGGGTTCCCTCCATTCAACCTCAAGTCGAGCACACAGCCTGGGGTGCCCCCATCCCATCTCAAGTCCAGCCCCACGTCTGGCTCCATCTTCCTCTTCAATGCTGTCAGCGGGCTGTACGAACAGAAGTCTGAGCTCTGTGTTCCACTGTCAGCCTCTAGAAACAGTGGTTCCTGCTTTATCTGGACTAAGCCCCGAAGCATTTTGGAGTGCAAAGAGCTGACTGACTCGATTTTCAGCTGATTCACTGGATCCACATTGGCAGTGTTCTTCTGTTTGATGGTCAGGAGCTGTAGTGTTGACGGGACTCCCGGCGTTGGTGACTTCTTCATTTGAGACCGAGTTTTTCCATCATCTCTGCTGTCATTTTGCCTgtcttcatctcctctcccttctccattTTCCCCCTTCTGAGCCATAGCCTCCATTTTAGAATCCTCCCCTGGCTCCCTCTTACTCTGAAAGACTATCCCCTTTTTATCACCTGTTAAACTTGTGAATACTTCTTCCTCAGTCTCCTCTGCAAACCCAGGGTCTCTCGGTTCAGTCTTGACTACAAGGTTAGCAGGAGGAGTGGAGCAAGTCGACTTGTTAGACAGATCAAGAGGTAGTAAATTAGCAGGATCCTGTTCGTAGTCAGCTGTCTTTAAGGCCAGATCCAGCGGGGCATCAGAGGAGTAGCGCCGGTTTGCCTCTGCAATGAGGCTCAGACCCGGCTCAGAGGTGAAGCTGGACTGGCACAGCACCGGAGGGGCTCCTGGATTTGGTGCTGGGTTGAGGACCTTCCACTGGGACTGGGTGCCTGAGAGGGCTGGAAGCTGGGGGGTGGAGGATGGGCCAGAGAGGCCAGAGGCCAGAGAGGTGTTGGCAGGGACAAACATGACCAAGGACACCCCAGGAGGCGGCTGTTTGTCCAGGCTGAGCTTCCACAGCCCCTTGGTGGGTTGGTCAGGGCTCACCACACGGACAGTAGTGGTGTTATGGACTCCCATAGTGACTCTGGCAGGGGCAGAGCCTGGCATTCTCATCAGAGTAGGAAGTGGTGCTGACACTTGACTCTCTGGTTTCTTCACAGGAGCAGGGAGATGCCTTGGAGCGAGCTGGGGTAGGGGTTTGGAAGGAGCAGCAGGGGGGTCCTTCCGTGGTTTCTTTGGAGCCATCTGCACAAAGAGAGAGTTACAACAGTGAACAGAGAGCTACTTGTACCTTTCTCTATCCAATCCAACTTAAACTAAACTAATATGAAAATACTTTTATTCCAAAGAGCCATATACAGTGACAAACATATATCAGTGTATTGCAACAGTCCTTAGGGGGGTAACCCATGCTCACCACAGGAGGGGGTTTGCGTCCACAGTCCTTGAGGTGGCTCTCGTAACCCTGCTGGTGAGGGAAGCCCAGGCCACAGTTCTTACACAGACAGGGCCTCGACCCTGCGTGGCCCCCCATGTGTGACATCAGCATCAAGGCCGAGCGGAAGCCCTTGCCGCACTCGGAGCAGGTCATCACCCTCTGGTGGGCCCCGGCGTGATTCTTCAGCTCGTCAGCCGTGGAGAAGGCCTGGCCACACTCCATACAGCGGATCTCATCCCCCTTGGTCCCCTGCTGGCCCCAGCAGCCCGTCTCCCTTTTGTGCCTCTGGAAGTCGTTGTGGCTCTGAAAGACGCCCAGGCATGCCACACAGTGGAGCCGCTCCGGCTCACACTCGTGCTTACGGTAGAGCCTGGCCAGGCGGAAATGTGCACGGCACTGGATGCAGGTGTAAGGCAGCAAGCCCAGGTGGGAGAAGCTGTGCTTGAGGAGGGCATTCTTGCGGCTGAAGTTCATGGGGCAGTCGGTGCAGCGATAGCTGCGGACACAGCCCCGCTCCTTGTGGCGGCGGAGAGAGCGGCGCAGGCGGAAGCGGCGGCAGCACTGCAGACACACGTGGTCCGCCAGCTCGCGCTTGTGCTCCTCCAGGTGCTCCTCACACTTGGTCAGGCAAGTGAAGATGCGCTTGCATGCGTCACACTCATAGAACTCCTTCTCAAAGTGGGACTTGGCTAGGTGGTCCTTCAAACCCTGCTCAGAATCGAAGCCCTTCTGGCAAACACGGCAGCGGAGCTGTACGGGTGGGACTGAGGTCTGGAGCTGGGCGTGCGTCCGCAGGTGGGAGCGGTAGTTGGTCAGCTGACAGAAGCGCTTGCCACACTCGGCACAGCAGTAGGGGCGTGCCCCTGTGTGCAGGTTCATGTGCTCCTGGAGCTGGAAGCTGGAGGAAAGGACGAGGTCACAGACGCTACAGTGGTGTTCGCCTGAACCTCCAGGCTCTGCTTCTGAAAGGAAAAGGGGGAAGGGTGTTAAAGGTCCAGCACAGTCAAAACGTTTTCAGGAAATTGAtgatatttggatgaaaccaGATCAAACTGGAATACCTAAAGTATGAAAAATGACTGTTGCTTCTTCATTGAAAAGTTTGATTataaagttactggtcccctcCCCAATGTCAAACACCAGGATTCAAGAGGTGGGAATATTAAGGGCATTTTGTGACATcacaaaatctcaaatttgaataCACCAATGGTATTGTCATATTCTCTTAACTCGTTTCGGAGGGGCGTGGTTTACATGGCTAGGTAACTAGTCTACTACTGGTGCCAAAATGTGACTATACTGTATTTGCTGACACAGTGCAATTAGAGGTTTCCCCTATTCATCTAAGGCAAAGATACTTAGAGGTTTCTGCTTTCATCTGTGTCTTGTGTTAGCTAGTAGCTGactagctaggtcttcagccagcatgAAACAAAAGCGGGGGAAGGGTTGCCAAGAACTCAGACGCAGTTGTCATGTCATTACATCAAGAGACATGCTAAATAGAAGATTCATACACACTTCTATACATTGAtagcagaggtgtggactcgagtcacatgctGTACAGCTTAGCTATAGGATCGGATGCAGCGCAAACATGCAGCTCCAAAAATGTCTGGCGATTAATAATATTAACTGTTTACTTTGCAAGCTCACCAGCAATGGGGCTTCAAACAACTAGCATAAGTCTACTGCTCTCTTGGTATGTCAACATTGCTTGAAATTAATCATTTACTTGCATTTGGAATTTTTTGTTAAAATGAATAATTACATAATCAAAATATGTTAGAGACAAAATAAAGAACAGGGCTGTCTGGTATCCTCAATAAATGTAGTTGAACAAGTCATTgcatgaaaatatatatttttttacttgacGTGCGACTCGACTAGCTCTTAGAACACACGACTTGGACTTGACCCAACCAATTCTACATGGGACTCAACATGAGAATCGGACCTTGTGATTTGATACTTGCAACACGAATAATAATGACTTGCTTCCACCTCGGACTGACAGTCATGACATATGAACATTGTCTGGTAGTCAATGTACAAACATGAATATTGAGTTGcgccccttttgccctcagaacagcctccacTCGTCAGGgcctggactctacaaggtgtcgaaatgGTTCCAATGGGATGTAGGCCCATGTTgaatccaatgcttcccacagttgtgtcaagttggttggtttccctttggtggtggaccattcttgatagacaGGGGATACTGTTGAGCTTAACaaactcagcagcgttgcagttattgacataaaccggtgcgcctgggaCCTACCCCGTtgtaaaggcacttaaatcttttgtcgtCTCGCCTATTCAACctcaatggcacacacacaaaatccatgtctcaattggccagtggagtaaaaaaaaaaacataattagcAGTTCCATTTAGTCAGCATTTAGTCAGCATATAAAACAGTTTggccaaatatatacacattccTTTTTTCTTGAAACATTAACATCTCATCGCCTTGAAACCTGTGCTTCCTACTTTACTCGTAACATTACTAATATTTGTCAGAACTTTGTCAGAATTTCCTTGACTGCCTGATAGGGAAGAGTGGGGGAAATGTTTGGAGAGTTGCACGCTTACTATTAGTATGGGGAGACCATGGAAACTTGTAAaaaccttatatatatatatatatatatattgtagacATGTTTGCACAGTGGGGAACCTATTGGACCTTCAGTGTATTACAGGCTTTTGATGCTGAAAAGGACCTGCAGGAAGGTACCCTTTCagcatgaccctccagcatgacaatgccaccagtcatactgctcgttctgtgcgtgatttcctgcaagacaggaatgtcagtgttctgccatggccagcgaagagcccagatctcaaacccattgagcacgtctgggacctgttggatcggagggtgagggctagggcattccccccagaaatgtctgggaacttgcaggtgccttggtggaagagtggggtaacatctcacagcaagaactggcaaatctggtgcagtccatgaggaggagatgcactgcattacttaatgcagctggtggccacaccagatactgactgttacttttgattttgacccgccctttgttcagggacacattattcaatttgttagtcacatgtctgtggaacttgttcagtttatgtctcagttgttgaatcttatgttcatacaaatatttacacctgctttcagtttgctgaaaataaccgcagttgacagtgagaggacgtttctttacatgattccatgtgttatttcatagttttgatgtcttcactattattctagaatgtagaaaatagtaaaaatgcaacaaaaaaaattgaatgaggtgcgtccaaacttttgactggtactgtctctgtgtgtgtgtgtgtgcaccaacacacacacacacgtcccttcggaaagtattcatactaaaaaaaatatataaatctacacacacgcacagcaccacataatgacaaagcaaaaacaggtttagacatttctgCTAATTTACAAATTTACAAAACAAAcaattacataaatattcagacttaactcagtactttgttgaagcacctttggcagtaattacagcattgagtcttgttgggtatgacgctacaagctttgcacacatatatttgggtagtttctcccattcttctctgcagatcctctcaagctctgtcaggttggatggggagcgttgctgcgcagctattttcaggtctctccagagatgtttgatcggattcaagtccgggctctggctgggccactcaaggacattcagagacttgtcccgcaaccactcctgcgttgtctgggctgtgtgcctagggtcattgtcctgttggaaggtgaatcttcgccccagtctgaggtcctgaagcAGGTTTTCACTCAGGATcgctctatactttgctccgttcatctttcccttgatcctgactattcTCTGACTATTCTCCCCaccgctaaaaaacatccccacagcatgctgctgccaccaccatgcttcatcgtaggaaTGGTaggccaggtttcctctagaggtgatgcttggcattcaggtcaaagggttcaatcttggtttcatcagacaagagaatcatgtttctcatggtctgagagtcttcaggtgccttttggcaaactccaagcaggctgtcatgtgccttttactgaggagtggcttctgtctgaccactctaccataaaggcctgattgttagagcgctgcagagatggttgtccttctggaaggttctcccatttccacagaggaactccagagctctgtcagagtgaccatcgggtccttggttacctccctgaccaaggcctttctccctcgattgctcagttcggctgggcggccagctctaggatgagtGAGCtttaggaagtcttggtggttccaatcttcttccatttaagaattgatggaggccactgtgttcttggggaccttcaatgctgtagaatgtttttggtacccttccccagatctgtgcctcgagacaatcctgtctcagagcacgacgtacaattccttcgacctcaaggcttcgtttttgctctgacatgcactgtcaactgtggcccctgacatagacaggtgtgtgcctttccaaatcatgtccaatcaatgtaaaaatttaccacaggtcaactccaatcaagttgtagaaacatcaaggatgatcaatggaaagaggatgcacccgagctcaattgAGACTCATAGCAaattgtctgaatacttatgtaaataaggtatttcatttttttataaaaaaattaaaaaaaataaaaaattgctaAAATTTCTACAAGCCTGTTTTtagctttgccattatggggtattgtgtagattgctgataatttttatttactttatccattttagaataaggctgcattgtaacaaaatgtggaagaagggaagggttctgaatacttacgaAAGCATACATAcaacagtgcattcgggaaagtattcagaccccttccgttttccacattttgttacagccttattcagttaattttgtatttttgtatacatttgcaaaaaaactgtttttgcattgtcattatggggtagtgggtgtagattgacgagggaaaaaacaatttaaatcgatgttagaataaggctgtaagacaacaaaatgtggaaaaagtccaggggtgaatacttacgaatgcactgtatacagtgccttcaaaaagtattcacacccctcaacTATTtacacattgttacgttacagcctgaattaaaaatggattaaattgagattttgtgtcactgatctacacacagtaccccataatgtcaaagtggaattatgtttttatagATGTTTACAAGTTAATAgaaaatgaaaatctgaaatgtcttgagtcaatcagttttcaacccttttgttatggcaagttcaggagtaaaaatgtgcttaacaagtcacataataagttgcatggactcacatgATTTTTAAAAGACTgccacgagcctaccagacgagctaaactacttctaagctcacttcgaggcaaataacactgaaacatgcatgatagtaacagctgttccagaagactgtgtgatcacactctctgcagccgatgtgagtaagacctctaaacaggtcaacattcacaaggccgcagggccagatggattaccaggacatgtactgcgagcatgcgctgaccaactggcaagtgtcttcgctgacattttcaacctctccctgtcggagtctgtaacaccaacatgttttaagcagaccaccatagtccctgtgcccaagaacactaaggtaacctgcctaaatgaccacCGACCCGTAACACTCACACCTGTAGCCATaatgtgctttgaaaggctggtcatggctcacaacaccataatcccagaaatcctagacccactccaatttgcataccgccccaacagatccacagatgatgccatttctattgcactccacactgccctttcccacctggacaaaaggaacacctatgtgagaatgctattaattgactacagacagtgttcaacaccataatgccctcaaagctaatcaataagctaaggaccatgggactaaacacctccctctgcaactagatcctggacttcctgacgggccgcccccaggtggtaagggtaggtaacaacacatcccccacgctgatcctcaatccAGGAGCTCCTCAGGGGTGCTTGCTCAGTCTCCtgctgttctccctgttcactcatgactgcacagccaggcacgactccaacaccatcattaagtttgccaatgacacaacagtggtaggcctgacatATAGGCTGTCTCGCCAACAACAATGAAACaacttatagggaggaggtcagagacctggctggggggtgccaggacaacagcctctccctcaatgtgatcatgacaaaagagatgattgtagactacaggaaaaagaggaccgagcacgcccccattctcatcaacggggctgcagtggagcaggttgagagcgtcaagctccttggtgtccacatcactaacaagCGAACATGGTCCAagaacaccaagacagttgtgaagagggcacgacaaaacctcttccccctcaggagactgaaaagatttggcatgggtcctcagatcctcaaaaggttctacagctgcaccatcgagagaatcctgactggttgcatcactgcctggtatggcaactgctcggcctccggcagcaaggcactacagagggtagtgccgaacggcccagtacatcactggggccaagcttcctgctatccaggacttctataccaggcggtgtcagaggaaaaccCTAAAAAAggtaaaagactccagccaccctagtcctaaactgttttctctgctaccgcatggcaagcggtaccagagcacctaGTCTAGGTTCAAgatgcttctaaacagcttctacccccaagccataaggacttctgaacatctagtcaaatggctacccagacttttgcattgtccccccccccctcctctcttttacaccgctgctactctgttgttatcatctatgcatagtcactttaataactctacctacatgtacagtcgtggccaaaagttgagaatgacacaaatattaattttcacaaagtctgctgctgcctgtttgtatgatggcaattttcaTATAcaccagaatgttatgaagagtgatcagatgaattgcaattaattgccaagtccctctttgccatgcaaactgaatcccccaaaaacatttccactgcatttcaggcctgccacaaaaggaccagctgacatcatgtcagtgattctctcgttaacacaggtgtgagtgttgacgaggacaaggctggagatcactctgtcatgctgattgagttcgaatagcagactggaagcttcaaaattaGGGtgatgcttggaatcattgttcttcctctgtctatcatggttacctgcaaggaaacacgtgccatcatcattgctttgcacaaaaagggcttcacaggcaaggatattgctgccagtaagattgcacctaaatcaaccatttatcagatcatcaagaacttcaaggagagtggttcaattgttgtgaagaaggcttcagggcgctcaagaaagtccagcaagtgtagggcagtctcctaaagttgattcagctgcgggatcagggcaACACCAGTAAAGAgattgctcaggaatggcagcaggcaggtgtgagtgcatctgcacgcacagtggggccaagacttttggaggatggcctggtgtcaagaagggcagcaaagaagccaattctctccaggaaaaacatcagggacaaactgatattctgcaaaaggtacagggattggactgctgaggactggggtaaagtcattttctctgatgaatcctctTTCCGATTATTTGGGGCATtcgaaaaaaagcttgtccggaggagacaaggtgagctctaccatcagtcctgtgtcatgccaacagtaaaagcattctgagaccattcatgtgtggggttgcttctcagcgaagggagtgggctcactcacaattttgccttagaacacagccatgaataaagaatggtaccaacacatcctccgagagcaacttctcccaaccatccaggaacagtttggtgacgaacaatgccttttccaacatgatggagcaccttgccataaggcaaaagtgataactaagtggctcggggaacaaaacatcgatattttgtgtccatggccaggaaactccccagaccttaatcccattgagaacttgtggtcaatcctcaagaggcgggtggacaaacaaatccccacaaattctgacaaactccaagcattgattatgcaagaatgggctgccatcagtcaggatgtggcccagaagttaattgacagcatgccagggcagattgcagaggtcttgacaAAGAAGGgacaacactgcaaatatttactctttgcatcaacttcatgtaactgTCAATAAAAGTCATTGACATTTattaaatgcttgtaattatacttcagtattccatagtaacatctgacaaaaaatatctaaagacactaaaacagcaaactttgtggaaattaatatttgtgtcattctcaaaacttttggccacaactgtacatattacctcaactaaccggtgcccccgcatattgactctgtaccggtacccccctgcaCAGTATaaagtctcactattgttattttactgctgctctttaattacttgttacttttatttcttatccatattttttttaaactgcattgatGGTTAGGGGCTCGCAAGTAAGCGTTTCaatgttgtatttggcgcatgtgactaataaaatttgatttgataaatgacagtgaaaagaacaaagcctgtacagaatacagacttcctgtttgcaataaggcccTTAAGTAATACTGAAAAAGATTTGGCtaggaaatgtttttttttttttacctcaatacaaagcgttatgtttgtggaaaatccaacacaaaacaccactcttcacattttcaagcatggtggtggctacatcatgCTATGGGTaggcttgtcattggcaaggactggaacaggattttttttttataaaaagaaacggaatagagctaagcacaggcaaa
Proteins encoded:
- the LOC115122436 gene encoding uncharacterized protein LOC115122436 isoform X2, with product MSDFTIDIQLTELGFPDILQPRETTCVKETPSPSASNNISPLSLANLQTPSSSPPPAALTPTAVVPELVGVDQLVSVDSQTASTVQQVASQTGTHITVTPNPSVPPETLTILCPPPPSTHKPVAVPHTSRPVSPILLPKSLVSGQSNSLHQNPKITKTVLISVSRIGAGTVLTSVPATSTPPVEHLRTIKNDSELPLADQTAMFQTTPKPVNTGKPGRAVAEEEEPGEKIGGGKGVFDDGKVQEPKEKEAEVVKSLEEDSEETDDSEVSENDDDDEEEEEDEELDPAEPGGSGEHHCSVCDLVLSSSFQLQEHMNLHTGARPYCCAECGKRFCQLTNYRSHLRTHAQLQTSVPPVQLRCRVCQKGFDSEQGLKDHLAKSHFEKEFYECDACKRIFTCLTKCEEHLEEHKRELADHVCLQCCRRFRLRRSLRRHKERGCVRSYRCTDCPMNFSRKNALLKHSFSHLGLLPYTCIQCRAHFRLARLYRKHECEPERLHCVACLGVFQSHNDFQRHKRETGCWGQQGTKGDEIRCMECGQAFSTADELKNHAGAHQRVMTCSECGKGFRSALMLMSHMGGHAGSRPCLCKNCGLGFPHQQGYESHLKDCGRKPPPVMAPKKPRKDPPAAPSKPLPQLAPRHLPAPVKKPESQVSAPLPTLMRMPGSAPARVTMGVHNTTTVRVVSPDQPTKGLWKLSLDKQPPPGVSLVMFVPANTSLASGLSGPSSTPQLPALSGTQSQWKVLNPAPNPGAPPVLCQSSFTSEPGLSLIAEANRRYSSDAPLDLALKTADYEQDPANLLPLDLSNKSTCSTPPANLVVKTEPRDPGFAEETEEEVFTSLTGDKKGIVFQSKREPGEDSKMEAMAQKGENGEGRGDEDRQNDSRDDGKTRSQMKKSPTPGVPSTLQLLTIKQKNTANVDPVNQLKIESVSSLHSKMLRGLVQIKQEPLFLEADSGTQSSDFCSYSPLTALKRKMEPDVGLDLRWDGGTPGCVLDLRLNGGNPASCDVAEKAEERNMEGDRVEEELDGGEKDGATEERKTDKVGSEERKEQKDGSEQDGSEQKDGSEERKEEDGTEERKEKDGTEEKDGTEERKEKDGTEEKKGEEDGTEERKEKDGTEEKKGEEDGTEERKEKDGTEEKKGEEDGTEEKKGEEDGTEERKEKDGTEEKKGEEDGTEEKKGEEDGTEERKGEEDGTEERKEKDGTEERKEKDGTEEKKGEEDGTEERKGEEDGTEERKEKDGTEERKEKDGTEEKDGTEERKGKEDGTEESDTPVDEPAAHNPETQLPPSLIPSPPSSPPCKRRRSLRTREKPRALHDCLL
- the LOC115122436 gene encoding uncharacterized protein LOC115122436 isoform X1, encoding MSDFTIDIQLTELGFPDILQPRETTCVKETPSPSASNNISPLSLANLQTPSSSPPPAALTPTAVVPELVGVDQLVSVDSQTASTVQQVASQTGTHITVTPNPSVPPETLTILCPPPPSTHKPVAVPHTSRPVSPILLPKSLVSGQSNSLHQNPKITKTVLISVSRIGAGTVLTSVPATSTPPVEHLRTIKNDSELPLADQTAMFQTTPKPVNTGKPGRAVAEEEEPGEKIGGGKGVFDDGKVQEPKEKEAEVVKSLEEDSEETDDSEVSENDDDDEEEEEDEELDPEAEPGGSGEHHCSVCDLVLSSSFQLQEHMNLHTGARPYCCAECGKRFCQLTNYRSHLRTHAQLQTSVPPVQLRCRVCQKGFDSEQGLKDHLAKSHFEKEFYECDACKRIFTCLTKCEEHLEEHKRELADHVCLQCCRRFRLRRSLRRHKERGCVRSYRCTDCPMNFSRKNALLKHSFSHLGLLPYTCIQCRAHFRLARLYRKHECEPERLHCVACLGVFQSHNDFQRHKRETGCWGQQGTKGDEIRCMECGQAFSTADELKNHAGAHQRVMTCSECGKGFRSALMLMSHMGGHAGSRPCLCKNCGLGFPHQQGYESHLKDCGRKPPPVMAPKKPRKDPPAAPSKPLPQLAPRHLPAPVKKPESQVSAPLPTLMRMPGSAPARVTMGVHNTTTVRVVSPDQPTKGLWKLSLDKQPPPGVSLVMFVPANTSLASGLSGPSSTPQLPALSGTQSQWKVLNPAPNPGAPPVLCQSSFTSEPGLSLIAEANRRYSSDAPLDLALKTADYEQDPANLLPLDLSNKSTCSTPPANLVVKTEPRDPGFAEETEEEVFTSLTGDKKGIVFQSKREPGEDSKMEAMAQKGENGEGRGDEDRQNDSRDDGKTRSQMKKSPTPGVPSTLQLLTIKQKNTANVDPVNQLKIESVSSLHSKMLRGLVQIKQEPLFLEADSGTQSSDFCSYSPLTALKRKMEPDVGLDLRWDGGTPGCVLDLRLNGGNPASCDVAEKAEERNMEGDRVEEELDGGEKDGATEERKTDKVGSEERKEQKDGSEQDGSEQKDGSEERKEEDGTEERKEKDGTEEKDGTEERKEKDGTEEKKGEEDGTEERKEKDGTEEKKGEEDGTEERKEKDGTEEKKGEEDGTEEKKGEEDGTEERKEKDGTEEKKGEEDGTEEKKGEEDGTEERKGEEDGTEERKEKDGTEERKEKDGTEEKKGEEDGTEERKGEEDGTEERKEKDGTEERKEKDGTEEKDGTEERKGKEDGTEESDTPVDEPAAHNPETQLPPSLIPSPPSSPPCKRRRSLRTREKPRALHDCLL